Genomic DNA from Paenibacillus sp. KS-LC4:
GCAAAACGCCGCTGTAACCCAGCTCATCGGCCGCTTGGGCAATTTGCTTGCAATAGGAGTAGCTGACAGCCCGCGCTCCCTCGCGTGTTCCTAAATATCGCCCGTCACCATGTGTGGGAATAAACCAGAATATTTCCATGCCGTAGTGGCCTCCTTTTTTAAAATGATTGCTTTATCGCAACCTTGTCAATCAGCGTTTGCTGCTCTCCATAAGCAGCCGCCAGACGGGGTCTGTCAGGCTTTCCTTATCAAAGCCGAGATATTGGTTGGCATAAGCCCGAACGGGATCACCGGCGTAGAAACGCTCATACAGCTCATGCCGTGATCCGAGCGGACTTCCGACCAAATCCCAAGCCAGCTTGAACAGCTGGACCTTCTTCTCGGCGCTGACAGAGGCACCCTCAAAATAAAGATGCATCAGCTTTGAGATAGGGCCATAGAAGTCCTCGACGCCTGCGGGTGCCTGCACAAACCCGCCGCCGCCGACCTGCTGGACAATCTCGATAGCTCGCGGATAAAACTTTGTTCCAATATTGCGAGCTGCATCAATGTAGGAAATTTCCGGAACGAGCACGCCGGCAGCATCGGGCCGGGCCTGTGTCTCTGAGGCGATGACGAGCGCCTTCATGACTGAAATTTGGGTAAGCAGCTCCCCGAGCTTTTCCTGCACATGCAGAAAGCCATTGGCGCCAATCGCCTCCGCAATCGCGAATGCAATGCCAGTTACAAATTCGAGCTTGGCGACATAGCGCACAACATTTTGATGGAAAGCCAGCGCATTGGCTGTTTTGTTCGCTCTGAGCGCGAGCACCTTCTCGGAATCGCCGTGCAGCAGCACCCTTTCCCAAGGAATGAGCACATCATCGAAAAATAGCACGGCATCCATCTCGTCATAACGAGAGCTCAATATATGATTCTGCTCTCTGCCGTCTGCGAAGGATTCCCGGCACACAATATGCAGCCCCGGCGAGTTAGCCGGTACGATCAGCACATGAGCGTGCTTGTGCTCCTCAGACTTGAATTTAAGAAAGGAGAAAATGAGGAAATCATGGGTGTAGGGCGCACCTGTCGCAATCATTTTGGCCCCGCGTACGACGATGCCTTCGCTCGTCTCCTTCACCACATGCAGAAAACGTTCGGAGATGCGGCTGTCTTCGAGACTGCTTGAACGGTCAATCTGCGGGTCGATAATGGCGGTAGTCAAAAATAAATCCTGATCCCGCGCTTTCTCATAATAGGCGGTGATTTTGGATTCGAAATGGGGATCTAGCTGCCCCAGCTCGGATTTTGCCGCATACCAGCCGGTTACCAAGGATCGTGCATAGTCGGACAGCCTGCTCATCATGCCGTGCGTCTCCTGAGACCAGAAAGCAAACGACTCGCTGCGTTTCGCAAGCTGCTCAGAAGTATAGGGTACAAGAAAGGAACTATGGGCATAGCGGTCGGTTCCTGAAACTTGAAAGCCGATTTTATCTCTCACTTCTGGGTCGTCGAGTTGATTAAACAAGGTTTTGATCGTCTCAAGCGTGCCTTTGAAGGCTGGATGGGAAGGCAAATCACTTAGCTTTTCTCCTCCCAGCCATACGCTTCTTCCATCATTCAAGCTTTGAAGAAAATGTCCTCCCCGCACTGAAGCTGGTCTCCTTTCATGGGTAATCCCCTGTTTTTTAATCTCGCAAAAACCAATTGATTTAGTTTGATTTATTTATTATTATAGCTAGTAACCTGAAGGCGGCAACAAACAATCTGCCGGGTTTTATTGCTAAACCAACATAAAGAGGCCGTATGTTGCCGTGCTTTACCTATAGCCTATTTTTCCAACATATTCAATTCATGTGTCGGACTAAGCGGAGGAGGAGTGAAGTTCATCAGATGGAACATTCAAACGCTCATTCTGTTGATCGCCGTATTCAACGTACGCGCCAGACGATTATAGATGCCTTTGTGAAGCTCATGATGGAGAAGGAGTTCTCAAGCATCATCATTAAGGACATTACGGAGAAAGCCAATGTGAATCGCTCAACGTTCTATGCCCACTATTTGGATAAGTATGATTTGCTGGATAAAATCGTGGAACAAAAGTTTTCTGCCCTTCGCATTCTTATGGAGCATGAGCTTGCGAAGCCGGAGCGCGAGCAGCCGGGTTTTGAAGCGCCTGATCCTTA
This window encodes:
- a CDS encoding 4-hydroxyphenylacetate 3-hydroxylase N-terminal domain-containing protein → MRGGHFLQSLNDGRSVWLGGEKLSDLPSHPAFKGTLETIKTLFNQLDDPEVRDKIGFQVSGTDRYAHSSFLVPYTSEQLAKRSESFAFWSQETHGMMSRLSDYARSLVTGWYAAKSELGQLDPHFESKITAYYEKARDQDLFLTTAIIDPQIDRSSSLEDSRISERFLHVVKETSEGIVVRGAKMIATGAPYTHDFLIFSFLKFKSEEHKHAHVLIVPANSPGLHIVCRESFADGREQNHILSSRYDEMDAVLFFDDVLIPWERVLLHGDSEKVLALRANKTANALAFHQNVVRYVAKLEFVTGIAFAIAEAIGANGFLHVQEKLGELLTQISVMKALVIASETQARPDAAGVLVPEISYIDAARNIGTKFYPRAIEIVQQVGGGGFVQAPAGVEDFYGPISKLMHLYFEGASVSAEKKVQLFKLAWDLVGSPLGSRHELYERFYAGDPVRAYANQYLGFDKESLTDPVWRLLMESSKR